The Ornithinibacillus sp. 4-3 region AAATCCTGCCTTTTCAATATTGTATTTTAATAGTGTGACTATTGATTGCTCATCATCAACAATTAAGATTCTTTGCATGATAAACCCACTTTCTAAAATTGATTTTAAGAAGCATTGTTAGTGCAAATTAAAGCTCTTTTTTATTATAACAATATACGATTGAAAAGCAAAAGAACATGACATTGTTATTACCTATAGGTATGCTGTAGATCGCATAATATTTTTAGGTTATTTATTAATTTAATATATCAAAATCTCCTAATAAATTTAAAAGGAGCAACGAAATTAATCGTCACTCTTAGATTTACTATTCAATTTTTCTACTGCTTTTCTTAAAACATCAGGTATTGGTAAATTTGTTTTTCCTACTGTTTCTAAAATACTTAACAATTCATTCGCTAAATAAAAAAAGATGACTGCATCTCTAATTAATGTGCCATCTCCCATAATTCTGTCTATTGAATAAGCAATTGCTACTAATGCAAAGATAATAACTTTTTTAGCAATACCTTTAAAACCTATTTCACTATTTAATTTGCCATATGTTGCTGCAACTAAGAAGCCTAATATATAATCTACAATGATAAAAATAACTAGTACCTGTAACAATGGCGACCAACCCCCTAATAAAAATGTGACGATCGCCCCAATAACAGCGATGATTGATTTAAATATTGTTTCCATGATTGCATCACTCCTCCAAATATTATACGGAGAGCCTGTTCACTCAGTAACGGTGTTTAGACATAAAAAATACGCCCTGGTGGACGTAAAGGAAAAAGCAATCATGATTGAGACGTTAAAGTTATTTAATTTATAGTTTTCGATTGCTAATTTTGTTCCATCAAAGTATTTACCATGACTAATAACAAGTTTTTAATACTCTTCTTTAAGTAATTTTACCAGAGTATGTAAAAGATATTTAAAATACAAGAGCCCTCTCTCGGGCTCTTCATTACTAATATGATATAAATTCCTTAAACTTTTGAGTCACTTAACAAAGCTTCTTGGCTTTCTTTTAAAGCTGAAGTTGGTTTAGAAGATTGTTGTAGATTCTCTTCATCAGACCACAATATTTTTCTGTCTACTTCCATTTTCAATACTTCTGGACGAGAATAATGACCAGCAGAATCTACCCAAACTTTTACTGGACCCAGTTGAGTTAAGTCAATCTCTCCAACAACTAATTTTTCTTCAAGGCCTGTATGCGGATCTGCTATATAAGAATTGAATGGATGGACAATTGCTGACCAACCACCACCAAGCTTGACCAAATCTTGTGCTCCAAGATGTTGTTCCATCCAGTCTAGACAAGTTTGATCTACAGGATTACTTGCAGCAATAACGAAACATTGTCCAGTCAATGCATGTGTTTTCATCATCGCATCAATTTGAATATCAGCAACTTCTTCAAAACCGGCCATTGTTGACAATCCAGGCCATGCAGCGGCATGAATCTGCTCTCCTTCATTAATAAGAGCCTGACGCGCTAAATTCATCGTGTGCTCCCAGCAAGCAAGTCCTCCTAAATTACCAAGTTCACTGTTAAATGTTCGTAAAGTATGTCCTCCTCCTTGCGCCCATACTGTTCGCTCAACATAAGTTGGTTGGAGCTTACGATGTACACCGAGAAGTTGTCCGTTCTTATCAATAAATACTTGTGAATTAAAACAAGTAAACCCACCACTAACGCATTCACTGATTCCTAATACAACAGCTACTCCTGACTCTTTCGCTGCAGTTTGAATTGCAGCAATCTCTGGACCATCAATTTCGACCGAAGCTTCACGATAATCATTCAATGCGCCTACCTGCATTAAAGGTGGATAGCATTCGATAAAATAAGGATATCCAGGAATAAATGTTTCTGGGAACACCAAAAGTTCAATTGATTCTTGTTCTGCTTTTTTGATAAAATCAATTGCTTTTTGTGTTGATGCTT contains the following coding sequences:
- a CDS encoding holin family protein, producing METIFKSIIAVIGAIVTFLLGGWSPLLQVLVIFIIVDYILGFLVAATYGKLNSEIGFKGIAKKVIIFALVAIAYSIDRIMGDGTLIRDAVIFFYLANELLSILETVGKTNLPIPDVLRKAVEKLNSKSKSDD
- a CDS encoding carbon-nitrogen hydrolase family protein encodes the protein MVFKAAAVHAAPVFMDKKASTQKAIDFIKKAEQESIELLVFPETFIPGYPYFIECYPPLMQVGALNDYREASVEIDGPEIAAIQTAAKESGVAVVLGISECVSGGFTCFNSQVFIDKNGQLLGVHRKLQPTYVERTVWAQGGGHTLRTFNSELGNLGGLACWEHTMNLARQALINEGEQIHAAAWPGLSTMAGFEEVADIQIDAMMKTHALTGQCFVIAASNPVDQTCLDWMEQHLGAQDLVKLGGGWSAIVHPFNSYIADPHTGLEEKLVVGEIDLTQLGPVKVWVDSAGHYSRPEVLKMEVDRKILWSDEENLQQSSKPTSALKESQEALLSDSKV